The following coding sequences lie in one Lolium perenne isolate Kyuss_39 chromosome 2, Kyuss_2.0, whole genome shotgun sequence genomic window:
- the LOC127335523 gene encoding uncharacterized protein has product MAGWRKAWLSVLDRSSGGGGGGSTGSLQAQLQGILSLSPSTSSSSLATSYNNKRAGGGKHGGVSSKAVLACFSVVLVLAFFYVSVTRGPTAEDSFPTPTASSSGALLSWLSSSNSSTPKKPLPPHPPVPPNNVSSSTGTAAQQSSARNATVADAEDSAPAVDSGQPVLVPEQTVKAHGFLRDAGNTTIVGSGEEPVTNGTNAQDATAMPTPPWWKADGANSSAKIVVGEPTNSDGATGNSTDTVVSSSKEDRNTKARSVDNVLPTRQAVVMPSTPPPDQRKEDRHRRKRAAMARRRQHSTRRRKEIVPLAQGEPAGHGDGAATTAAGANTSVSAGPGNHRVVWTPGVQNLVTFAKCDLFNGGWVREESYAFYPPRSCPHIDDDFNCHKNGREDTGFLNWRWQPSGCDIPRMNVTDFLERLRGQRIIFVGDSLGRNMWESLVCTLRHGVKNKKSVYERSGKNQFKTRGYYSFKFGDYNCSVDFIRSIFLVNEVVRESKNGTVLDAKLRLDELDATTPAYLTADIVVFNTGHWWTHAKTSKGVNYYQEGNHVHPSLEVMDAYKRGLTTWARWVDKNIDSTRTQVVFRGYSLTHFRGGQWNSGGRCHRETEPIFNQTYLTEYPEKMRILDQVLSKMKTPVIHLNISRLTDYRKDGHPSVYRVRYDTEEERMAAITKQDCSHWCLPGVPDTWNQLLYASLLQAGKGSWRL; this is encoded by the exons ATGGCGGGCTGGAGGAAGGCGTGGCTGTCGGTGCTGGAccggagcagcggcggcggcggcgggggcagcaccggctccctccaggctCAACTCCAGGGCATCCTCTCCCTGTCCccgtccacctcctcctcctccctcgccACCAGCTACAACAACAAGCGGGCCGGCGGCGGCAAGCACGGCGGCGTGAGCAGCAAGGCCGTGCTGGCATGCTTCTCCGTCGTGCTGGTGCTCGCCTTCTTCTACGTGTCCGTCACCCGCGGCCCCACCGCCGAGGACTCCTTCCCCACCCCGACGGCGTCCTCGTCCGGCGCCCTGCTATCGTGGCTCTCGTCCTCCAACTCGTCGACGCCCAAGAAGCCGCTCCCTCCCCACCCTCCCGTTCCCCCTAATAACGTGAGTAGCAGCACTGGCACTGCTGCACAGCAGAGCAGTGCGCGCAATGCGACCGTGGCGGACGCGGAGGACTCGGCGCCGGCGGTGGACTCGGGGCAGCCGGTGCTGGTACCGGAGCAGACGGTCAAAGCGCATGGATTCCTCCGTGATGCCGGGAACACCACGATCGTAGGATCGGGGGAGGAACCCGTCACCAACGGCACGAATGCACAAGATGCAACCGCAATGCCGACGCCACCGTGGTGGAAAGCGGACGGGGCCAACTCCTCCGCTAAAATCGTCGTCGGCGAGCCCACGAACTCCGACGGCGCCACCGGAAACTCCACCGACACGGTTGTGAGCTCCAGTAAAGAAGATAGAAACACGAAAGCCAGGAGCGTCGACAATGTACTGCCGACCCGGCAAGCGGTGGTGATGCCATCGACGCCGCCGCCGGATCAGCGGAAGGAGGACAGGCACAGGCGCAAGAGAGCGGCCATGGCGAGGCGCAGGCAGCACTCGACCAGGCGACGGAAGGAGATCGTCCCGCTCGCGCAGGGAGAACCCGCCGGGCACGGCGACGGCGCCGCCACCACGGCCGCCGGAGCGAACACCAGCGTGTCCGCCGGGCCCGGCAACCACCGGGTCGTGTGGACGCCGGGCGTGCAGAACCTGGTCACCTTCGCCAAGTGCGACCTGTTCAACGGCGGGTGGGTGAGGGAGGAGAGCTACGCGTTCTACCCGCCGCGGTCGTGCCCCCACATCGACGACGACTTCAACTGCCACAAGAACGGCCGGGAGGACACCGGATTCCTCAACTGGAGGTGGCAGCCCAGTGGCTGCGACATTCCCAG GATGAACGTGACTGATTTCCTGGAGAGGCTGCGAGGCCAGAGGATCATATTCGTCGGCGACTCGCTGGGTCGCAACATGTGGGAGTCTCTCGTCTGCACTCTGCGCCATGGTGTCAAGAACAAGAAGAGCGTGTACGAAAGGTCCGGGAAGAACCAGTTCAAAACCAGAGGATACTACTCCTTCAAGTTCGGG GACTACAATTGTTCTGTTGATTTCATAAGATCGATATTTCTGGTCAATGAGGTGGTTCGGGAGAGCAAAAACGGTACCGTGCTGGACGCGAAACTGAGGCTGGATGAGCTAGATGCAACAACCCCAGCGTACCTGACCGCTGACATCGTCGTCTTCAACACCGGGCACTGGTGGACTCACGCAAAAACATCAAAGGG GGTGAACTATTATCAGGAAGGCAACCATGTGCATCCAAGCCTTGAGGTGATGGATGCATACAAGAGAGGGCTAACCACATGGGCTAGGTGGGTCGACAAGAACATCGACTCGACAAGAACTCAGGTTGTGTTCAGAGGATATTCACTGACACACTTCAG GGGAGGACAGTGGAATTCAGGAGGGAGATGCCACAGGGAGACTGAGCCAATATTTAACCAGACGTACCTCACCGAGTACCCTGAGAAGATGAGGATCCTGGATCAGGTgctgagcaagatgaagacccCTGTGATACACCTCAATATCAGCAGGCTCACCGATTACCGGAAAGACGGTCACCCGTCGGTGTACAGAGTGCGGTACGACACGGAGGAGGAACGGATGGCGGCGATCACAAAGCAGGACTGCAGCCACTGGTGCCTGCCAGGTGTGCCAGATACGTGGAATCAACTGCTGTATGCTTCGCTACTTCAGGCAGGCAAAGGTTCCTGGAGATTATGA
- the LOC127335524 gene encoding uncharacterized protein, giving the protein MAGGNLFGRALSYVVNQFLVEGLANNRAFQRFAVRTNRTFENLSSKAKEVKQDVSEKWRDVRGQDDHFRQ; this is encoded by the exons ATGGCCGGCGGCAACCTCTTCGGCAGGGCGCTCAGCTACGTCGTCAACCAGTTCCTCGTCGAGGGCCTCGCCAACAA CCGTGCCTTCCAGAGGTTTGCTGTGAGGACAAACAGGACTTTTGAGAATCTTTCGTCTAAAG CTAAAGAAGTGAAGCAGGATGTATCAGAGAAATGGAGGGATGTCCGGGGACAGGATGAT CATTTCAGGCAGTGA